From the Desulfomicrobium escambiense DSM 10707 genome, one window contains:
- a CDS encoding substrate-binding periplasmic protein — MTRRRALLVLFVLLGSLLATPAAAANATDLHVVYLERPPYYWTENGQPRGFLLGLTRQILDRAGIPASFSQHPPNRIMEELRTDSGPTCSIGWFKTPERETFATFSLPIYRDQPLVLLTTTDKTHLFSRHTTLRDVLADRSLIMAQVASFSYGEAVDRMQKEILVRSLTVSSSQKVLPKLILQGRAAYMLVAPEEVPTLLRLAEVDAVRFTTLTMQDIPAGNLRYLIFTKSVPDSTLQRINAAIADLTDQDALGAPKP; from the coding sequence ATGACCAGGCGGCGGGCGCTTCTCGTCCTCTTCGTCCTGCTCGGCAGCCTCCTGGCGACTCCGGCCGCAGCCGCCAACGCCACCGACCTGCACGTGGTCTACCTCGAACGCCCGCCCTATTACTGGACCGAAAACGGGCAGCCGCGGGGTTTCCTGCTTGGCCTGACCAGGCAGATTCTCGACCGGGCCGGGATTCCGGCGTCCTTCAGCCAACACCCCCCGAACCGGATCATGGAAGAACTCCGCACCGACAGCGGCCCCACGTGCTCCATCGGCTGGTTCAAGACGCCCGAACGCGAAACCTTCGCCACGTTCAGCCTGCCCATCTACCGCGACCAGCCCCTGGTCCTGCTGACCACAACCGACAAGACGCACCTGTTCAGCCGCCACACCACCCTGCGGGACGTCTTGGCCGATCGGTCCCTGATCATGGCCCAGGTGGCCTCGTTCTCCTACGGCGAAGCCGTCGACCGCATGCAAAAAGAGATTCTGGTGCGCAGCCTGACCGTATCGTCCTCCCAAAAAGTCCTGCCGAAGCTGATTCTGCAGGGGCGCGCCGCCTACATGCTCGTGGCCCCCGAGGAAGTCCCGACCCTGCTGCGGCTGGCCGAGGTTGACGCAGTCCGGTTCACCACTCTGACCATGCAGGACATCCCGGCGGGTAACCTGCGCTACCTCATTTTCACCAAGAGCGTTCCCGACAGCACCCTCCAACGCATCAACGCCGCCATCGCCGACCTGACCGACCAGGACGCGCTGGGCGCCCCCAAGCCCTGA
- a CDS encoding arylesterase yields the protein MASKLIRHILMAALLLASPAGLVHGDTTMHILAFGDSLTAGYGLPADQSFAAQLERRLRDMGRDVRVTNAGVSGDTTAGGLARLAWSLEDKPHLVVLELGANDGLRGLDPVRMRDNLDAMIRQCQEAGARIILAGMRAPVNWGLEYRKQFDDVFPELAEEHDLPLYPFFLEGVVRDPSLVLDDGLHPNAAGVARIVDGILPLVTQELDALEKVS from the coding sequence ATGGCATCCAAGCTCATTCGACATATCCTCATGGCCGCGCTGCTTCTCGCCAGCCCGGCCGGGCTCGTTCACGGAGATACGACAATGCACATTCTCGCCTTCGGCGACAGCCTCACGGCGGGCTACGGCCTGCCCGCCGACCAGTCCTTCGCCGCCCAACTGGAGCGGCGCCTGCGCGACATGGGCCGCGACGTGCGCGTGACCAACGCGGGCGTGTCGGGCGACACCACGGCCGGCGGCCTGGCGCGTCTGGCCTGGTCCCTGGAGGACAAACCCCACCTCGTGGTGCTTGAACTCGGGGCCAATGACGGACTGCGCGGCCTGGATCCCGTACGCATGCGAGACAATCTCGACGCCATGATCAGGCAATGCCAGGAGGCCGGGGCCAGGATCATTCTGGCCGGGATGCGCGCTCCGGTCAATTGGGGACTCGAATATCGCAAACAGTTCGACGACGTTTTCCCCGAACTGGCCGAGGAGCATGACCTGCCCCTCTACCCCTTCTTCCTCGAAGGCGTGGTCCGCGACCCGTCCCTGGTCCTGGACGACGGCCTGCACCCCAACGCCGCGGGCGTGGCGCGCATCGTCGACGGCATCCTGCCCCTGGTCACCCAAGAGTTGGACGCACTGGAGAAGGTTTCATGA
- a CDS encoding ABC transporter ATP-binding protein — protein MSLDAMNVPSVVLEDVHLTLTAGSGPVNILNGVSLTVGQGETLAVVGPSGSGKTTMLMLLAGLERPTSGAVRMAGKDLTAMGEDELARFRRENLGIVFQAFHLIPTMTALENAALPLEFAHHPDARRQALDALEQVGLGHRAGHYPSQLSGGEQQRVALARAFAPRPRIILADEPTGNLDEGTGARVMELLFKMQAEEKATLVLVTHDRNLAGRCGRTASMHSGRMEER, from the coding sequence ATGAGCTTGGATGCCATGAATGTTCCCTCGGTTGTGCTTGAGGACGTCCACCTGACGCTAACCGCCGGTTCGGGGCCGGTCAACATCCTGAACGGGGTCAGCCTGACGGTGGGGCAGGGCGAGACCCTGGCCGTGGTCGGGCCGTCGGGTTCGGGCAAGACGACCATGCTCATGCTCCTGGCCGGTCTGGAACGGCCGACCTCGGGCGCGGTGCGCATGGCCGGTAAGGACCTCACGGCCATGGGCGAGGACGAGCTGGCGCGCTTTCGGCGCGAGAACCTGGGCATCGTCTTTCAGGCCTTCCACCTCATCCCGACCATGACGGCCCTGGAGAACGCAGCGCTGCCGCTTGAGTTCGCCCACCATCCCGACGCCAGGCGCCAGGCCCTGGACGCTCTGGAGCAGGTGGGCCTGGGTCACCGCGCCGGCCACTACCCCTCGCAGCTTTCGGGCGGTGAGCAGCAGCGCGTGGCCCTGGCCCGGGCCTTCGCGCCGCGGCCGCGCATCATCCTGGCCGACGAGCCCACGGGCAACCTGGACGAGGGCACGGGCGCGCGGGTCATGGAGCTTCTTTTCAAGATGCAGGCCGAGGAAAAGGCCACGCTGGTGCTGGTGACCCACGACCGGAATCTGGCCGGGCGCTGCGGCCGCACGGCGTCCATGCACTCGGGCCGCATGGAGGAGCGATGA